Within the Terriglobales bacterium genome, the region GCTGCTGGCCGGTGCCATCGTCACCGAGACCATCTTTTCCTGGCCGGGGATCGGACGGCTGACCCTGCAGGCCATCGGCAACCGCGACTACTACCTGGTGGAGGGCTGCATCCTGGCCATCGGGCTCACCTACGTGGCCGTCAACTTTCTCACCGACCTCACCTATTCGCTGGTGAATCCGAGGATCCGGCAGTGAAGCAATTGCGCTCCAATCCGCTGGCCACCTCCGGCCTCGCGCTGGTGATTGCGTTCGTTCTGTGCGCGCTGCTGGCGCCCTGGATCGCGCCCCATGACCCGGCGTTCATCGAGCTGCCGGCGCGGCTGGCCGCGCCCTCGTCCGCGCACTGGCTGGGGACGGACGAGCTCGGCCGCGACATCCTCTCCCGCCTGCTCTACGGCGCGCGCATCTCGCTGCTGGTCGGAGGCAGCGTGGTCGCGGCCTCGCTCTTCCTCGGCCTCATCTTCGGCTCGCTCGCCGGATACTACGGCGGCCTGCTCGACCGCTTCTTCACCGTCATCATCATGAATGCTTTCCTTGCCTTTCCCGGATTCCTGCTGGCCATCGCCTTCGTGGCCTTCCTGGGACCGGGGCTGTTCAACCTCATCCTGGCGCTCTCTATCGGCGGGTGGGTGGGCTATGCCCGGCTGGTGCGGGCGCAGGTGCTGGCCACCCGCGAGCGCGAGTTCGTGGAAGCGGCCCGCGCCCTGGGCGCCAGCGACTGGCGGATAATCACCCGCCACATCCTGCCCAACATCATCCAGCCGGTGATTGTGCAGGCGGCTATCGGCATGGCGGGCGCGGTGCTGGCCGAGGCCACTATGAGTTTCCTGGGTCTGGGCGTGCCGCCGCCGACGGTGAGCTGGGGCTCCATGCTCAACGACGGCCGCGCCCACCTGTTCGACGCGCCCCACCTGGTGTTGTTTCCTGCCGCCGCCATCATGCTCACCGTGCTGGCCTTCAACTTCATCGGCGACGGGCTGCGGGATTATCTCGACCCGCGATCGCGCATCGAGGTTGGGCTCTAGTTGTGTTCTACTTTCTCCAGAGATGAGCGCGCAGATCCTGGTCGGCACCGCCGGCTGGTCCTACAAGGACTGGGAGGGAATCGTCTATCCCCCGGGGATGAAGAAGACGGAGCATCCGGCGGCGTACCTGGCGCATTACTTCGACGTCATCGAGATCAACTCGTCGTTCTACGGGCACATCAAGCCGGAGGTGGGAAAGCTGTGGTGCCGCAAGGTGGCGGCGGTGAACCCGCGCTTCCGCTTCACCGCCAAGCTGAACCGCGTGTTCACCCACTCCCCCAACGCGGTGATCGAGCCCACCTCGGCGGCCACGCTGCTGCCCAACCCCGAAGATGAAGTCCTGGCCAAGCAGGGACTGGACGCCATCGCCGGCGAAGGACGCCTGGGCGCGCTGCTCATCCAGTTCCCGGTCTCCTTCCGCAACACCAACGAGAACCGCGCCTACCTGGAAGCGCTGCTGGAGCGCTTCACCGACTATCCCCAGGTGGTGGAGGTGCGGCACGCCAGCTGGAACAACGAAGGCATCCTGCGCTACTTCGTGGAGAAGGGCGTGGCCTTCTGCAACATCGACCAGCCGCTGCTGGGGCGCTCGCTCGCGCCCACCGGTCACGCCACCTCCAAGATCGGCTACGTCCGCCTGCATGGGCGCAACTACGACCAGTGGTTCGACTCTGACAGCCGCAACGACCGCTACAACTACCTCTACACGGAAAAAGAACT harbors:
- a CDS encoding ABC transporter permease; this translates as MRSNPLATSGLALVIAFVLCALLAPWIAPHDPAFIELPARLAAPSSAHWLGTDELGRDILSRLLYGARISLLVGGSVVAASLFLGLIFGSLAGYYGGLLDRFFTVIIMNAFLAFPGFLLAIAFVAFLGPGLFNLILALSIGGWVGYARLVRAQVLATREREFVEAARALGASDWRIITRHILPNIIQPVIVQAAIGMAGAVLAEATMSFLGLGVPPPTVSWGSMLNDGRAHLFDAPHLVLFPAAAIMLTVLAFNFIGDGLRDYLDPRSRIEVGL
- a CDS encoding DUF72 domain-containing protein, translating into MSAQILVGTAGWSYKDWEGIVYPPGMKKTEHPAAYLAHYFDVIEINSSFYGHIKPEVGKLWCRKVAAVNPRFRFTAKLNRVFTHSPNAVIEPTSAATLLPNPEDEVLAKQGLDAIAGEGRLGALLIQFPVSFRNTNENRAYLEALLERFTDYPQVVEVRHASWNNEGILRYFVEKGVAFCNIDQPLLGRSLAPTGHATSKIGYVRLHGRNYDQWFDSDSRNDRYNYLYTEKELAGWQKRIEDVAAKTEVTFVITNNHFEGQAAVNALQLKHALTGQPVAAPETLVERYPVLETILES